The following are encoded together in the Salvia hispanica cultivar TCC Black 2014 chromosome 6, UniMelb_Shisp_WGS_1.0, whole genome shotgun sequence genome:
- the LOC125192381 gene encoding uncharacterized protein LOC125192381 isoform X1, with translation MEISAEVVVVVVVEVEEHLPLLLAAFLHSQLLRSQQSEYHLHCSNHASSASSSSRKVLRLFLRGTSTRHGMYCLWKCHRVGAAHCRNGAQAADRTFQESSRHQARHSDHILMLITPSSLETRPAVEHY, from the exons ATGGAGATTTCGGcagaggtggtggtggtggtggtggtggaggtggaggagcATCTCCCTCTCTTGCTAGCCGCTTTCTTGCATTCTCAGCTGCTTCGTTCACAGCAGTCCGAATATCATCTTCACTGCTCGAATCATG CATCATCAGCATCCAGTAGTTCTCGCAAGGTTCTGAGGCTCTTCTTGCGCGGCACCTCTACAAGACACGGCATGTACTGTTTATG GAAATGTCATCGCGTGGGCGCGGCTCATTGCAGGAACGGGGCTCAGGCTGCAGACCGAACTTTTCAGGAAAGCTCGAGGCATCAAGCAAGACACTCTGATCACATTCTCATGCTGATCACTCCCTCCTCTCTTGAAACTAGGCCTGCAGTGGAGCACTATTGA
- the LOC125192381 gene encoding uncharacterized protein LOC125192381 isoform X2 translates to MEISAEVVVVVVVEVEEHLPLLLAAFLHSQLLRSQQSEYHLHCSNHASSASSSSRKVLRLFLRGTSTRHGMYCLWNGAQAADRTFQESSRHQARHSDHILMLITPSSLETRPAVEHY, encoded by the exons ATGGAGATTTCGGcagaggtggtggtggtggtggtggtggaggtggaggagcATCTCCCTCTCTTGCTAGCCGCTTTCTTGCATTCTCAGCTGCTTCGTTCACAGCAGTCCGAATATCATCTTCACTGCTCGAATCATG CATCATCAGCATCCAGTAGTTCTCGCAAGGTTCTGAGGCTCTTCTTGCGCGGCACCTCTACAAGACACGGCATGTACTGTTTATG GAACGGGGCTCAGGCTGCAGACCGAACTTTTCAGGAAAGCTCGAGGCATCAAGCAAGACACTCTGATCACATTCTCATGCTGATCACTCCCTCCTCTCTTGAAACTAGGCCTGCAGTGGAGCACTATTGA
- the LOC125195641 gene encoding probable serine/threonine-protein kinase SIS8: MDMENTRGDTESSHHRSPGDQPCGSVSLDFKDNSMRNKELNDEEKYDISSCTSATQILWSTGMLSEPIPNGFYSIVADKKLKELYKAIPTIDDLHALETNGCKADIILVDAEKDKKLSKLKQYTVALVNGLHGNPPAIIKKIAGLVSDVYKRPNLDLSPKKAVPEAAASENGGVQLLGQIKYGSCRPRAILFKVLADSVGLESRLVVGLPTEGYSECVDSYKHLSVLVVLNSVEFLVDLMRFPGQLIPRSSKAIYMTHISATGESDSADYDSCDSPMEPNSPLYGVSERVEAQSADKEDGLMQYRREASSNAAGPSLRNMMLLRTQSIDRKFSLSQSEPNVADSFWKSQRKTIASHRTANPRSEGTSSHMHRLRRRSMSMTPEISDEIVRAVRAMNESMKQNRPLPNLEDSGSESLGSNTKHSTDQTKYRHHSSQKAMSSSSHEYASKSAQGSGNYGVTEEMLSTWNKVLGLPIFHNKPLLPFEEWNIDFSELTVGTRVGIGFFGEVFRGVWNGTEVAIKVFLEQDLTAENMEDFCNEISILSRLRHPNVILFLGACMKPPRLSLVTEYMEMGSLYYLIHLSGQKNKLSWRRRIKMLRDICRGLMCIHRMKIIHHDLKSANCLVSKHWTVKICDFGLSRITTDDPIKSSSGGTPEWMAPEVIRNEPFTEKCDIFSLGVIIWELYTLNRPWDGMPPDRVIHAVAKEGLRLEMPQGPVGRLIADCWAEPHARPSCEEILARLLDCELQP; this comes from the exons ATGGACATGGAAAATACACGAGGTGATACCGAGTCTTCACATCATAGGTCACCTGGTGACCAACCATGTGGTTCTGTCTCCTTGGATTTTAAGGACAATAGTATGAGAAATAAAGAATTGAATGATGAGGAGAAGTATGATATATCCTCCTGCACTTCAGCAACACAGATTCTTTGGAGCACAGGGATGCTTTCTGAGCCAATTCCCAATGGTTTCTACTCTATTGTTGCT GATAAAAAGCTCAAAGAGCTTTACAAAGCTATACCTACTATAGATGATCTTCATGCATTGGAGACTAATGGTTGTAAAGCTGACATCATCCTTGTTGATGCCGAGAAAGATAAGAAGCTTTCTAAGTTAAAACAGTATACTGTAGCTCTGGTTAACGGTTTACATGGAAATCCTCCAgctataataaaaaagattgcTGGATTA GTATCTGATGTCTACAAACGACCAAATCTGGATCTAAGTCCCAAGAAAGCTGTTCCGGAGGCGGCTGCATCTGAAAATGGAGGTGTTCAGTTGCTGGGGCAAATAAAGTATGGTTCTTGCAGACCCCGAGCAATATTGTTCAAAGTTCTTGCAGATTCTGTTGGACTTGAAAGTAGGCTGGTGGTG GGTTTACCTACAGAAGGTTATTCTGAGTGTGTAGACTCATACAAGCACTTGTCGGTcttagtagtactaaattcTGTGGAGTTTCTAGTGGATCTAATGCGGTTTCCTGGCCAACTGATTCCTCGATCATCTAAGGCTATTTATATGACTCACATATCTGCTACTGGGGAGAGTGATTCTGCAGACTATGATTCTTGTGATTCACCAATGGAACCAAACAGCCCTCTTTATGGGGTTTCTGAGAGAGTTGAAGCTCAGAG TGCTGATAAAGAAGATGGTCTGATGCAATATAGACGAGAAGCATCTTCAAATGCAGCGGGCCCTTCATTAAGGAATATGATGCTGCTTCGAACACAATCTATTGATAGAAAATTTAG CCTGTCACAGAGTGAACCGAACGTTGCTGATTCATTTTGGAAGAGTCAGAGAAAGACCATTGCTTCTCATAGGACAGCAAATCcaag GTCAGAAGGTACATCATCACATATGCATAGactaagaagaagaagcatgAGTATGACTCCAGAGATTAGTGACGAGATTGTAAG GGCCGTGCGAGCAATGAATGAATCTATGAAGCAGAATCGCCCTCTACCAAACCTTGAAGACAGTGGCTCTGAGTCCTTGGGCTCAAATACCAAGCACAGCACAGatcaaacaaaatat AGGCACCACAGCTCTCAGAAAGCAATGTCCTCATCTTCTCATGAGTATGCGAGTAAGAGTGCTCAAGGAAGTGGGAATTATGGGGTGACTGAAGAAATGCTTTCAACATGGAACAAAGTCCTAGGGTTACCAATCTTCCATAATAAACCTTTGCTACCATTTGAAGAGTGGAATATTGATTTCTCAGAATTGACTGTTGGCACTCGTGTTGGGATCG GATTCTTTGGGGAAGTTTTTCGTGGCGTTTGGAACGGAACGGAGGTTGCTATCAAAGTGTTTCTGGAGCAGGATCTCACTGCTGAAAACATGGAGGATTTCTGTAATGAAATATCCATCCTCAG TCGCCTTCGCCACCCAAATG TTATCTTGTTTCTCGGTGCTTGCATGAAGCCTCCACGACTGTCACTGGTCACCGAGTACATGGAAATGGGGTctctttattatttgattcacTTAAGTGGCCAGAAGAATAAACTCAGCTGGCGGAGGCGAATCAAGATGCTACGCGACATATGCAG AGGGCTGATGTGCATACATCGAATGAAGATAATCCACCACGATCTTAAAAGTGCTAATTGCCTCGTGAGCAAGCACTGGACGGTTAAGATCTGCGACTTTGGTCTCTCCAGAATCACGACGGACGATCCCATCAAGTCATCATCAGGTGGGACGCCAGAATGGATGGCTCCTGAAGTCATCCGCAACGAGCCATTCACAGAGAAATGCGACATTTTCAGCCTCGGCGTCATCATATGGGAACTCTACACTCTGAATCGGCCGTGGGATGGTATGCCACCTGACCGG GTTATCCACGCCGTTGCAAAGGAGGGTTTGCGTTTGGAGATGCCTCAAGGTCCCGTGGGCAGGTTAATCGCAG ACTGCTGGGCAGAACCCCATGCGCGACCGAGTTGCGAGGAAATACTTGCTCGGCTGCTAGACTGCGAGTTGCAACCTTGA
- the LOC125195642 gene encoding protein LIGHT-DEPENDENT SHORT HYPOCOTYLS 10-like, whose translation MDTTTTTTDPSAAAAPSRYESQKRRDWNTFGQFLRNQRPPVELHRCTGGHVLDFLRYLDQFGKTKVHLQGCPFYGQPDPPAPCACPLRQAWGSLDALIGRLRAAYEEHGGPPEVNPFAGGEIRVYLREVKEFQAKARGVSFKKKKKTRKMDDQSTSSTTPFS comes from the coding sequence atggacaccaccaccaccaccaccgatCCATCCGCCGCGGCCGCCCCGAGCCGCTACGAGTCCCAAAAGCGGCGCGACTGGAACACCTTCGGCCAGTTCCTGAGGAACCAGCGGCCGCCGGTGGAGCTCCACCGCTGCACCGGCGGCCACGTGCTGGACTTCCTCCGGTACTTGGACCAGTTCGGGAAGACCAAGGTCCACCTCCAGGGCTGCCCCTTCTACGGGCAGCCCGACCCCCCTGCCCCCTGCGCCTGTCCCCTCAGGCAGGCGTGGGGCAGCCTGGACGCCCTGATCGGGCGGCTGCGCGCCGCCTACGAGGAGCACGGCGGGCCGCCCGAGGTGAACCCCTTCGCCGGCGGCGAGATTAGGGTTTACCTCAGGGAGGTAAAGGAGTTCCAGGCAAAGGCGAGGGGGGTTTCttttaagaagaagaagaagacgaggaaAATGGATGATCAGTCGACTTCCTCTACGACGCCGTTTTCGTGA